GTTATATGGATTCTTTTATGTCATTGAGTTTTATctcttactatatcatcatctatacttaaataaattttattttattttattattattaaccaAGTTTTTTAGTTTGTGTGTTTGTCATATTTTCATATCTTCTAACTGAATCATTTATTAGTCATCTGTGTACATACCCATACTATTTTAAATGTATCTTTCAGAATTTTTCCTCAATAAATGCAACTCTGATTTTCTCTCTAATGttatcatttcttattctgtccattctcACATGTCCACACATCCTTatttctgcaactctcatcttttacTCATGTATTCAAGTCATAGTCCAATATTCAGCTTCATATCATAGCAAGTCTAActgtaattttataaaattttcctttaaattttgaaggtactttatgatcacataaaacacctgacactctcctccatttcaattaTCCTGCttatattttatgtaagacatctctctcaatccctccatcatttaaaaaaaaatgatcctaaatatctaaagttctcggttccggacaactcatcatcttctattttaacaattgtcaatattatatttaatattgttaaacttaaattccatatattatgTCTTTATTCTGTTAAGCCGAAAACCTTTCTcttctattatttcctgttaAGATTCTAGTCTAGCATTTATTCTTTCACGTGTTTTATCTACCAAactaatatcatctacaaacaacatggaccacggtactatgtcttgaatgtgtacagtgagttcgtccataattaatataaaaagataaggacttagagtTTATCCTTGATGTAGctctatctttattagaaatgctttagttactctgtctgaagtctttactctagtcattacattctcatacatatcctcaattagttcaatatatgttacgttaacacctctcttttctagaattctccatattatttctcttgggactatatcataaactttttttaagtcaatgaatatcatgtgtagattttgtttttgctcccgatatttttcaattaattgtctaagaagatatatagcttctattgtcaaccttccaagcatgaacccaaattgattttttatCATCGTGgtctcctttcttaatctttttttaattactttttcccaaaatttcatggtataactcattagtttaatacccctataggtTGCATAATTTTGTCCCCCCCccctaaaaaaaaaaactcgTATCTTAAACTTTGAACCATAAGGGCATCTCTAATAGTTAGAGcactataaaaaataaatttataatctcAATATGTCACATCAACATTCTAAAAACCTATTGAAACATCTCTAATAGTTAGAGCTCTAAATAATTTTTGTGTGatctaattcataacatttaataGCATAACTATGTGtatattacatcaatttcaagACAAAAAAACAGCTTTGATATTTCACTATTGCCTTTAAACTATATACTTCAAACTTTGTATCCAGAATAGttagaacttttttttttttttttctggtttTTCATTTCACAAACCTCTTTAAAAACCTTGCATTAGAGATGCTCTAATCCATAAActtagggcatctccaatgcaAGGTTTGTGAGAACTTtgtagaataaaaaaaattgaattaaaaagttTGAACTATTGTAGAGGTGAAGTTTGATATTTGTAATTTAAGAGCAGTTTTGAAAACTCAAACTTATTTTTTATCTTGAAATTGATGTAACATGCATGAATCCATGTAAGTACATGTTATAAGAGCATCTCCAATGATTAAAGctctaaatgaattttttttatgctttcaatatgtcatatacatattataaaattttactaaaacatCTATAATGGTTAGAGCTCTAAATGAATTTTTTTGTTGTCCAATTTATAACATAGAATTgcattgattcatgtatgttacATCAATTTCAAGACAAGATAGTAGGTTTGAGATTTTACTAATACTCTTATGGTGTGTTTAGttgggggttattcttgataaccttggttatccatccaaggttatcaacaaaaaccttgtttagtttaggtaatcgatgattcccgagtaatgtttcatgcccgacacgtaagcaaaaggggcatgcaaccagaaatcggaaaacctcgaaaaacTAAGGTGTTTCTTGATTCCAGAATTAACGGATTTTTTTTTGCCCAAACTACCCTCGGATAAGAGGAAAAATGTGGCAAAAAaggaaaacataaagaaaaaaatttaaaatttaataaaaacgtattttttttaaaaaaaaataaaaaattgtaaaaagctttaaaaaataaaaaaatattgaaaaatagaaaaaacatacaaaaatttttaaaatgaggaaaaaaaagaaaaacttttaaaaaaagtaaaaaataataaaaaaacgttaaaaacataaaaatataaaaaatgtaaaaaacattaaaaaattttaaaaacgtaaaaaaataataaaaaataataaaaaaactttaaaaaaaactaaaaaaataataaaaaaacataaaaaaaacaaacaaaataaaaaaataaagaaaaacgtgaaaaagaaaaagtaaaaaaaacgtatagtttaaataataataataataatattattattattattattatgtatagttggttttgtaactaagagtaatatagtaaaatattaaactaagttattcattaaaaccttcaaacaaacaagtttttgttacattacctagattgaaccaaacaatatttggttatattttattccccataaccttggttatgatTACCatgtaatcacataaccaaggttatacatgataacttgaaccaaattaCAAACTTCAAACCTCATCTCTATGATGattcaaactttttttttattctatAAAATTCTCATAAACCTTATATTGGAGATGCTTTAATTTAGACCACAAAAAAAAGTTCATTTAGAGCTCTAATTATTAGATAtttcaataaaattttataatattgatGTGGTATATTGAAAgcataaaaaaaactcatttagaaTTTTAACTATTAGAGATGCCTACAAAAGAatctttttcattatttttctcaCACTAAGGGCATCTCTAATGGTTAGAGTTctacaaaagatttttttttataatcctaATATGCCACATCATGCCACATCAATATTCTAAAAACTTATTGAAACATCTTCAATAGTTAGAACTCTAAATGATTTGTATATCGTCCAATTCATATCATGTAATTGCATGACTACATacatattacatcaatttcaagATAAAAAATAACTTTGGCATTTCATTATTGTTCTTGAACTATAAACTTCAAATCCTGTATTCACAATAGTTAGAACTTTTTTGTTCAACTTTTTTATTTCACATACATTAAAAAATCTTAATGCTCCAAAAAGCATCCATATCAATTTTCTTATCCAAAATCtataatttagaataaaaaattactttattaagtTTATATATCTATTTTTCACTATACTCTTCCTTACTGTCTCTCTCTCATCTTATAATGTTTAGGCtccatttgatatgcatgataagataggattatattttcaaaaaattttgtagAGTTGATTGAGGATAGAATTATGAAAAATTAGGGGTAGGATTCATCATCCCTTGGCCTCAAGAGAGATTATTTATCTTACCTTTAATCTTATCCTAATCAACTCAATCTAATTATCCTATTATACATACCAAACGGAGCCTTAgggaataaaatatattttttaaatttagagagaagtattatttataaatataaaatttaaaaaatgaatagGATAGTTGATGTATTACTATCCTagctaaaataaaattttggatAAAATAAATGATGTGATATGGATACTCTAAATCCTAAAGCCTAACCCTAATTTAAACTCCAAAACGTGCACGACAAATGCATGCGCTACCTGAGTCCATGCGCTAATGGCAATGGCTGGCGGCACTTCCATTGCAAAAGCACCACCACCCACTTGTTTCTAGAAAtgcagaggaagaggaagaggaagaggaagagggaagagaaagaagaaaaacgCATTAAGTCTGTGTTCTCTCTAACTACGACAGTGTCGGGCTTCGCTAATTAACTCCTTCCTGCAGATGCCGGCGGCCATCGCCGGAAACAACCCAACTACCTCAGCTTCTCCCACCAATTGCGGAACCTGACCTCGCCAGGCCACCCACTGTCAGCACGTTGCGGATCTCCCACAGCAGCTGCTCCACAACGTTCCGCTCCAGGCTGTTCTCGCCGTAGCTGGTGCCGAGGGAGTGGATCAGGACGTAGTAGTAGTAGCAGATCATCTCCACGTATCGTGCCAGGAATGACACTGCCTGGCTCAGGTCTTGCTCCACCATCGTTAGCACCATCGGGTggcctttcttttttttttgtttgtttgcttcTCTTATGACTAAAAACGAATAAGCTCGTCCCATCGTCCTAATCAATCCACCCTAGGACTAACACGGAAATAAATCATGATAACTAAACAGACAAATGACAAGTGAGGTGAATTATACACGGATTACAAGAATTTACGTCCAGTCAACCTGAGAATTAACCCCTAGATCTTATGTAACATCAACACTATCACTGACCATCTTAGCTAACCCGTGGGAATTGAATGTTTTCACTTTATGGATTGGCAAGTGTTTCTGAATTCTTATTGATATTCTAGTGATTGTTCTTTTGGCTGGTTCACACAtattaatattagttaatgattcCATATATTGTTATTTGTAAAACGTAACAAATCGATAATCCATGTAGATGCAGAAGGCAAAAACAAGTGAGAAAAAAAGAATGAGAGGAACACTTCCAAATAGCTACTTCTTCAAGTGCAAAATTTTaaaaaccaaacaaaaaaaaagagagagagaataagTGGAACAAttgcattttttttctcttacaGATTAAAGAAGGATTGTGGCGATTTGTATTATCAGACATCTACGCCATCCAGAACTTGAAGAAAGCGCTCACAAAAGCTTTTATGGCACCCCACACTGGATTCTTCTCCAACTGCATTTCTTCACTGCCATTTGCATTCTTGCTGCAACATTGTGAGAAATGAATGGCTAGTCAACGCATATTATCCTTGGGCTCAATTCGATACACACAATTTTGATGCAATATAAATCaccataaataattttttttatcaatgaaaaTATGAACATTTTAACAAAAAATGACCATTTTAAAAAGAAACTCATCCATAAACTTCGGTTGTCCAAGTTTACTTGCCACTCCTGTTTTCAATTTTGTTGGATCTACTGGGTCACCATTGTCATCCTCAAGCCATTTTGTCACACCTATTTAGAATCGCCTACTTAAATCTAAAATTacatttcttaaaaaaatattctaaatcaATTAAGTTCATTTCCATTTTATTGTATAATATTCTTCTTCATCATCCTCAGCCCTTATACAATCCACTATTTCAAACTCTGTCGATTCAAATTCTTCTCACTATAAAATGTCTCAATTGCAAAGTTAGTTAAAAGGTTAacgtctaagtttttttttttccaaaaacttGCATGCATTATTAAACGGCTTGCACGCATTAtttataagaaattaaaattgtGTCAAGCTTTACCTGCTGGAAGAGGTACCCATGTCCTTACTGCTACTACTATCACTTTCATCCTCAGCAGTCGATATCATTGTGgcttcttcttccatccttggagAAAGTGGCTCAACTAAAGCACATTTGGCTTCGTGCTTGGTGCTATCCATAACATGAATCTGAGGCATACTTGGTTCCTGCAGAAGCAATTCATTGATTTAGTTTCCGGTTGCAGAAACATTAACTTTAGATTAAATATATGCATTTGAAAAAGAAACCTAGGTAGAAGAAGCCCCTTTGATAAAAGTACTATTTCAGACTTCCCACAGATGCCCGCCATAGGTCAGATAAATTGAATATACATGAATCCGATAAAAGCACCAGAGGTCAGACTAGTTACATGTGTCTCTCACCTCTACTTGTACCATCCCACAAGTTTTATGCTGTTTATCAACATTGACACTTGAGGGCAACGACATAGGGACTCCACCTGGGAAACTCATAACTAATGTAGTTCCCAAAACTACACTACCTGACACACTTAAGTTGACACTCGGACACAAGACACCCATTTATTTAGGATTTTTTTCCCCCATTCTTAGATGATTTCATTCATATATAGCTCTTATGCTACTTAGACATGTCAGATTCAAATTTTGAGTTGCACTCTTATCTATTTTATTGGTACAGAATTGAATCTTATTATGGTCGTAAGTGATGGGAGACACCCTAATAATTAGGAAACCTCAATGTATGCTCAGAGTAACAAAATGTAGGATATTGAAGTCTGCTAAAAAAACTCCTGTATATTAGTTTCTTTCCTCTTGCTCTTTTTCCACAAGTCACTAGTTTACTCCCTCTTCCTCCTGCAAGATGTTCTTGCTAATAATACAATCTTATCCCATAAGTTATATTTATTACTGAATCTCCTTTTCTTCAATCAGCTATGTACTATTTTAGTTTCCCCCTCCACTTTTTAAGAGGTTATTCTCAAACTGGACAAAGTCCTATTAACACAAGTTAAACAATGACTTCAATCAAACAATCCTGAACTGCAGATATACCTAAATCTTAGAgaaactattttgaaaaaaaaaatgataaagatATTGAAGAATCATATAACCAGAAAAATCACACAAGTAGAATTATTGTAAAACTGACCTCAGTCACTGAGGTGGCAGATGAAGGGACAAGTAAACTTTGTGACACGGATGTAAGGTTTGCTTCTCCATCTAAACCATAAGAATCATCTTTTATGAGCTCTCTTCCATTTGCATTAGAAAATGTATCAATTTGCACGTGTGACAATTTCTGTTCCTTTGATAAAGATTCTTTGGATTTAACGATATCATCTTTTCCCAAGCATACTGATTCTAAATCACCATTAATGGCAGAAGATGAGAATGAAGCAACTCCTACATCATAGAAAAAAGGATCAGAATTCAATGAGCTTAGAGAGAGCTCCACTTCTGGTAGTCTAGCAGCCATATGACTTTCATTgatttttgtaaatttttctgCTGACTCTGGAAGCCTATTACAATCCTCCATCACATCTTCAGGCAACGCCAGCTGATCTTCAGCAGCAGGAGACAAAGCCCCACACAAAGGTTTTGGTTGTTCAACCTTTTGAATATTGAATCTTTCTATATCCCCTTGAACTTCTGCACTGATTTCTTGCCTGACTTCTGTCTGAATTGGTAGCTCTCTTTTGTTTACTTCATCAAACTCATATGCAACTAAATTATCATGTTCCTTTGCACCGTAGGTGTTCTGTTGTAGATGGTTAAATCCATGGTCTATCACATGTGAGAATACCATCTGCGAATCCTGTTCGTGTACAAATAGATCATTATTCTCAAGTGCTATAAATTCATCAGTAACCTTGGCGCCGCATGGGTGAGAAAATGTTTCTTTCTGCTTCGCATCAATTGGAAGTTCAATGGATAACTCAGATAATTCATCCTTGGAATCCATGGTATACAATTCAGTCTCATGTTCTTCCAAACAATCTTCGAGAGTGAGTAGTTTCATACTTGGACTACCAGGACCCAACACCCGATTTTCCTGAATTAAATCTCTAACAATTTCCCTAACTATGTAGAACGATCCACCAACTTCCTTGTGTGTCATATTAAGCGAAGGGAATTTACCCTGATTTGACAATCGGTATCTGATAGCACATTTGTAATAAGATGTGAAACAACTTCATTTTGACtatgataatataaatacatttaatgagaaatcatcaataaaaaaaCCCTCCAGGAATGCTAACTCTTCCagtatttaaaagtaaaatttgcAGAATGAATAGGAATTCATCTTCATGTTTTTAAATAGTATAAAAGTTTCCATAAACAggggataaaaaaaaattagatgtctGTATTTATTTATAGTAATTGCTCAAAGATATGTACCACATTAAGGAACTCAGAAAGCATTGCAAAACCCTGCTTTCCTATGCTTTTGGCCACAAAACAATAGTTGCAATGATAGTAATTAATTCtaggtctctctctctctctctctctcttatttGGTTCAACTCTGAACAATCAAATTGCCATCAATTCCTTATATATGAGTTTCATTTTTCTATTCTCTTATAAACAACTGGAACAGACGTTGACTCTAACAACTGAAAGAGTTGATCATTCAGGCTTGTGGATTCATACATGTGGATCTTGGGACGTGTTAATGGGGTATTCCTAATTCTCATAAAGATTATATTCATTCAACACTTGATGAAGGGAGAAAAAAGGCAATAGGtgattgaaaataaattttcattgtAGAAAACACAAATTCAAGAGTCATGCAAACAAATTAATAGAAAGAACTAGAGACAAATTGCTTTTCTGACAATGAAAATTCAGTAACAAGGAAAGAATGATTACTTGTCGATAAATGACTCCACCATCGTTCTCCTTTCCTCTCTTGTCTTTCTTCGTCGTTGAGACTTCTTGTCATTAGAATCGGAACATCTAATTAGAGGAAACCTTTGCTGAATACAACTAGTACTTAGGCCCTGCATGCTGAAAAATTCTTTACAATTCTCTGCTAACAACCTACAAAATGTCAAGAAACCTGCATAAGGAAGATAAAAAATAACATTCGGCAAATACATCAACAGAATAAACACGGGAGATTCTACCATCACCGCACTCGCCTTTTTAACATATCACATATGAACTCGAACAGTAAGTCAAAGAATAGGAGTgaggaggaaagaaaagagaCCTCAGAGAGTCAACTCAACAGTGTTCCGCACATCATCTGCCTACCAAAGCACTTCGATCGCATGCTTCCGCCATCTACCTTCCACCACAGCTGTAATCCCACCGCGATTAAGGAAGTAGAGGTAATAGCGAGCTGATGGGGAAGGAAACAGGGAGAGAGATCGAACAAAGAGGGCGTCGCCGAGCAGAGCGAAGAGCGACGAGTGTTGACGGAGTGAGACTAGGAAATGGGACAAGAGTCAAAAAGTGGGTACAACTAGGGTTTTATGCTCCTTATCTGATCGGGTTTTCGAAATGCACGAGTTATCGGATTCGCAGAGCAAATCCGCCCCGAAAAGGTTAGACTTCAAAATTATAATGACAATTGGCCAGAGGGGCCAGGTAGATTTTGAATTGATTAAAAGATGTATTATTCATTGGAAATTATTaaagggcatacttaatcatttATTCTTCTGATTCTATCCTATGCTAATCTCTACTTTTTGGGCATCGTTTGCCAAGACATTGAAGCCACATTGTACGAAATTCTAATTCAAAAGTTAT
This window of the Zingiber officinale cultivar Zhangliang chromosome 3B, Zo_v1.1, whole genome shotgun sequence genome carries:
- the LOC122055722 gene encoding uncharacterized protein LOC122055722, whose product is MQGLSTSCIQQRFPLIRCSDSNDKKSQRRRKTREERRTMVESFIDKYRLSNQGKFPSLNMTHKEVGGSFYIVREIVRDLIQENRVLGPGSPSMKLLTLEDCLEEHETELYTMDSKDELSELSIELPIDAKQKETFSHPCGAKVTDEFIALENNDLFVHEQDSQMVFSHVIDHGFNHLQQNTYGAKEHDNLVAYEFDEVNKRELPIQTEVRQEISAEVQGDIERFNIQKVEQPKPLCGALSPAAEDQLALPEDVMEDCNRLPESAEKFTKINESHMAARLPEVELSLSSLNSDPFFYDVGVASFSSSAINGDLESVCLGKDDIVKSKESLSKEQKLSHVQIDTFSNANGRELIKDDSYGLDGEANLTSVSQSLLVPSSATSVTEEPSMPQIHVMDSTKHEAKCALVEPLSPRMEEEATMISTAEDESDSSSSKDMGTSSSSKNANGSEEMQLEKNPVWGAIKAFVSAFFKFWMA